A window of Halobellus sp. LT62 contains these coding sequences:
- a CDS encoding 5-methyltetrahydropteroyltriglutamate--homocysteine methyltransferase — MSHLAATVGLYPLPDWAKDDLSELKGHQKEDLLSGTEGAAVAKTYDRARAEVIERQVDAGLDRIVEGQLRWDDMLGHPFAVHDAVETGGIVRYYDNNNFHRELAVTGELTFDGTLAEELDAVTSRADGTPIQAVLPGPYSLIDLAVDEYYGDDREFLAGTAEFLAAEGGAFPEVETVFVLEPSLAVNPPTGEESTVDVDDVIDALSKVAEAFEAEVVVHTYWDALSEDVYTAALDAAVDGLGFDLVNAEPEVQSIISEHGTPDTVALGVADGQNTRVESLREIDDRVSRFEEVASPETIYLTPNTELFYLPVTSAEAKLDVLGRAASVSEVTV; from the coding sequence ATGTCGCACTTAGCCGCGACGGTAGGACTGTATCCGCTTCCCGACTGGGCGAAAGACGACCTCTCGGAACTGAAGGGACACCAGAAAGAGGACCTCCTCAGCGGTACCGAGGGGGCGGCAGTGGCCAAGACGTACGACCGGGCGCGAGCGGAGGTGATCGAGAGGCAGGTGGACGCTGGTCTCGATCGGATCGTCGAGGGCCAACTCCGCTGGGACGACATGCTGGGTCATCCGTTCGCCGTTCACGACGCGGTAGAGACCGGCGGCATCGTCCGGTACTACGACAACAACAACTTCCATCGCGAGTTGGCCGTGACCGGTGAACTGACCTTCGACGGTACGCTCGCGGAGGAACTCGACGCAGTGACGTCACGCGCGGACGGAACACCGATTCAGGCGGTCTTACCGGGACCGTACTCCCTGATCGACCTCGCCGTCGACGAGTACTACGGCGACGACCGGGAGTTCCTCGCGGGGACAGCCGAGTTCCTCGCTGCGGAGGGCGGAGCGTTTCCCGAGGTCGAGACGGTGTTCGTCCTAGAGCCGTCGCTGGCGGTGAATCCACCCACGGGCGAGGAATCGACCGTCGACGTCGACGACGTGATCGACGCCCTCTCGAAGGTCGCCGAGGCGTTTGAGGCGGAGGTCGTCGTCCACACCTACTGGGACGCGCTGTCGGAAGACGTTTACACGGCGGCGCTGGACGCCGCCGTCGATGGGCTCGGCTTTGACCTCGTCAACGCCGAACCGGAGGTCCAGTCGATCATTTCGGAACACGGAACGCCCGATACGGTCGCACTGGGCGTCGCCGATGGACAGAACACCCGGGTTGAATCGCTGCGAGAGATCGATGACCGCGTCTCGCGGTTCGAGGAGGTCGCGAGCCCCGAGACGATCTACCTCACGCCGAACACGGAACTGTTCTATCTCCCGGTCACGAGTGCCGAGGCGAAACTCGACGTGCTCGGTCGAGCGGCGAGCGTGTCGGAGGTGACGGTATGA
- a CDS encoding methionine synthase, translating to MSDRDRFRPAEHPNDHFLLTTVVGSYPKPAWLENEYDRVVDADEDVERPAEATDDASDGFTEALDDAARLITREHERAGLDVVVDGEVRRTEMVEYFADRIDGYEFNGPVKVWGHNYFHKPSVTDRVSYDDSWLREEFEFTSFVASGAVKVPITGPYTLANWAFDEHYGDSEELAYDLADLVNEEIHALVEAGARYVQIDEPALATTPDDHAIVGACLDRIAADIPDDVRLGIHVCYGDYSRIYPEILEYPVDEVDVELANTDYNQLDVFTEPEFTKDFALGVVDAHDTTVESVEEIKRNIERGLEVVPPERLTVSPDCGLKLLPREVAYRKMENLVQAAREVEAELDAGEVRATKIATARSD from the coding sequence ATGAGCGACCGCGATCGGTTCCGACCCGCCGAGCATCCGAACGACCACTTCCTGTTGACGACCGTCGTCGGCAGCTATCCGAAGCCGGCGTGGCTCGAAAACGAGTACGACCGGGTTGTGGACGCCGACGAGGACGTCGAGCGGCCGGCGGAAGCGACTGACGACGCGAGCGACGGCTTCACGGAGGCGCTGGACGACGCCGCCCGCCTCATCACTCGGGAACACGAGCGTGCGGGCTTGGATGTCGTCGTCGACGGGGAGGTACGCCGTACCGAGATGGTCGAGTACTTTGCGGACAGGATCGACGGGTACGAATTCAACGGGCCGGTGAAGGTGTGGGGACACAACTACTTCCACAAGCCCAGCGTGACCGACCGCGTTTCGTACGATGACTCGTGGTTGCGCGAGGAGTTCGAGTTCACCAGTTTCGTCGCGAGCGGTGCAGTGAAAGTCCCGATCACCGGCCCGTACACGCTCGCGAACTGGGCCTTCGACGAGCACTACGGGGACAGCGAAGAACTCGCGTACGACCTCGCAGACCTCGTGAACGAGGAGATACACGCGCTCGTCGAGGCGGGCGCGCGCTACGTACAGATCGACGAACCGGCGCTGGCGACGACGCCTGATGACCACGCCATCGTGGGCGCGTGTCTCGACCGGATCGCTGCGGACATCCCTGACGACGTCAGACTCGGCATCCACGTCTGCTACGGTGACTACTCGCGCATCTACCCCGAAATCCTCGAGTACCCCGTGGACGAAGTTGACGTGGAACTGGCCAATACGGACTACAACCAACTCGACGTGTTCACCGAACCGGAGTTCACCAAGGACTTCGCACTCGGCGTGGTCGACGCCCACGACACCACCGTCGAATCCGTCGAAGAGATCAAGCGCAACATCGAGCGTGGATTGGAGGTCGTGCCACCGGAGCGGCTCACGGTCAGTCCCGATTGCGGATTGAAACTACTACCGCGTGAGGTCGCCTACCGGAAGATGGAGAACCTCGTGCAGGCGGCACGGGAGGTCGAGGCTGAACTCGACGCCGGCGAAGTCAGGGCGACCAAGATCGCAACGGCGAGGAGTGACTGA
- a CDS encoding BtpA/SgcQ family protein, whose protein sequence is MVILADIDVKQSAPLTERSHAEVVSELVERGRADAVVVSGAGTGEAVDTTVLERVGDTHARRQQYS, encoded by the coding sequence GTGGTTATTCTTGCGGACATCGACGTGAAACAATCCGCGCCGCTTACCGAACGGTCCCACGCGGAAGTGGTGAGCGAACTCGTCGAACGAGGCAGGGCCGACGCAGTCGTCGTAAGCGGGGCCGGCACGGGCGAGGCCGTCGATACCACCGTCCTTGAGCGAGTGGGAGACACCCACGCGCGCCGACAGCAGTACAGTTGA
- a CDS encoding DUF447 domain-containing protein, with the protein MTDGQWPVDLVGVVESVASTRDPNGNWSVAALGLHAGDDHDLTDPVRVRTWGRTRTRENFERRGSGYVQFVRDPVVFVEAALDAVETADPVLEAATAWAEVDATRIETGESGGTQWVDWRLRPKRAAVIQRRVPTTTRSLGAVVELAVAGSRLGVAEYDDGRLRDRMAFFADVADKCGGPRHREAVALVASLTDWSPPQRPDVDREAETESETARVDR; encoded by the coding sequence ATGACTGACGGTCAGTGGCCGGTGGACCTCGTCGGCGTCGTCGAGAGCGTGGCCTCGACACGCGATCCGAACGGTAACTGGAGCGTCGCCGCGCTCGGCTTACACGCAGGCGACGACCACGATCTGACCGATCCGGTTCGTGTGCGGACGTGGGGACGGACTAGGACGCGCGAAAACTTCGAACGCCGGGGGAGTGGCTACGTCCAGTTCGTTCGTGACCCGGTCGTCTTCGTTGAGGCGGCCCTCGACGCGGTCGAGACCGCCGACCCGGTTCTGGAAGCTGCAACGGCGTGGGCCGAAGTCGACGCGACGCGTATTGAAACGGGCGAATCCGGTGGCACGCAGTGGGTGGATTGGCGACTCCGTCCGAAACGAGCCGCCGTCATTCAGCGTCGCGTGCCGACGACGACGCGCTCGCTCGGTGCGGTCGTGGAACTGGCCGTCGCGGGGTCGCGCTTGGGCGTTGCCGAGTACGACGACGGTCGGCTTCGCGACAGGATGGCGTTTTTCGCCGATGTCGCCGACAAGTGTGGCGGTCCGAGACATCGGGAGGCCGTCGCACTCGTCGCGTCACTCACCGACTGGAGCCCCCCGCAGCGTCCGGACGTGGACCGCGAGGCGGAGACCGAGTCCGAAACGGCGCGCGTCGACAGATAG
- a CDS encoding SDR family NAD(P)-dependent oxidoreductase — translation MELQNSTVLVTGATGNIGPYVTDQLVDQGADVIGTYVTETARDDVETSAEHADAVSYHQVDLTNQAAVEAFAETVTEEHGSVDHIVGLAGGFSMGGINETDGDAFESALSLHATTAFLTVKAFADQLSEHSGIVLFSSDRAIDPVPGTLAYNVGKGAVRTLTESLDVELDARVNAIAPFLIDVPGNREAMPDADFSEWTAPAAIVDEVTHLLSNEGVTGQIVQMTGGQPELEA, via the coding sequence ATGGAACTACAAAACTCGACGGTGCTTGTGACCGGTGCCACCGGCAATATCGGCCCGTACGTGACGGACCAGCTCGTTGACCAAGGCGCTGATGTGATCGGCACCTACGTTACCGAAACCGCAAGGGATGATGTCGAAACCAGCGCTGAGCACGCCGACGCGGTGTCATACCACCAAGTCGACCTCACCAACCAAGCTGCGGTCGAAGCGTTCGCTGAGACCGTCACCGAAGAACACGGCTCGGTCGATCACATCGTCGGCCTCGCTGGTGGGTTCTCGATGGGCGGGATCAACGAAACCGATGGAGACGCATTCGAATCTGCCCTCAGCCTCCACGCAACGACGGCGTTCCTGACGGTCAAGGCGTTCGCCGACCAGCTCAGTGAACACAGCGGTATCGTGCTGTTCAGCTCCGACCGAGCAATCGATCCGGTCCCGGGCACACTGGCCTACAACGTTGGCAAGGGTGCAGTCCGAACGTTGACCGAGTCGCTCGACGTCGAACTCGATGCTCGCGTCAATGCGATCGCCCCGTTCCTCATCGACGTGCCGGGGAACCGCGAAGCGATGCCGGACGCCGACTTCTCCGAGTGGACGGCCCCCGCGGCAATCGTCGATGAAGTCACCCACCTGCTCTCGAATGAGGGTGTTACGGGCCAGATCGTCCAGATGACTGGCGGTCAGCCGGAGCTGGAGGCATAA
- a CDS encoding DUF7342 family protein: MTSTYIKTKPERCCMTEDESNSEGLMERQTTGEDRVRMTARQLSEPRTANWIASEAGWSHEPTKRVLERLVDDGILHRDESGTHTTYYPDYRRQAMQEAMRLRDSGHTVEKLTDRLADMKTQIRDWEAEFGVESPNQLRGTLADESLDAEEEDRRREIAHEWEHLQRRIQIVGFAIREWDFLAPTTEPAEASS, translated from the coding sequence ATGACCTCAACCTATATTAAGACAAAGCCCGAACGGTGTTGTATGACCGAAGATGAATCGAACTCCGAGGGCCTGATGGAACGCCAGACCACGGGTGAAGACCGAGTTCGGATGACCGCCCGGCAGCTGTCGGAGCCGCGGACGGCCAACTGGATTGCCTCCGAAGCGGGCTGGTCACACGAACCAACCAAGCGTGTCCTCGAACGGCTCGTCGACGATGGTATTCTCCATCGTGACGAGAGCGGCACCCACACGACGTACTACCCTGATTATCGCCGCCAAGCGATGCAGGAGGCGATGCGGCTTCGAGACAGCGGACACACTGTCGAGAAGCTCACGGACCGTCTCGCCGATATGAAGACGCAGATCCGCGACTGGGAGGCCGAATTCGGCGTCGAGTCACCGAACCAACTTCGCGGGACGCTCGCTGACGAGTCCCTTGATGCTGAGGAGGAAGACCGTCGCCGTGAGATCGCCCACGAGTGGGAGCACCTTCAACGGCGTATCCAGATCGTCGGCTTCGCCATCCGCGAATGGGACTTTCTCGCGCCGACGACAGAACCTGCCGAGGCCAGTAGCTAA
- a CDS encoding beta-ribofuranosylaminobenzene 5'-phosphate synthase family protein has product MAARITGCARLHFGFRNLSPKRDRLFGGLGVTLERPRVVVEADPAAGVLCTGAASVDDETVAAATRYARRAVSLLDVDGARVTVERSLPRHVGLGSGTQLALSTLTAIARAHGRDPAIRENAGRLGRGRRSGVGIAAFEAGGFVLDRGIPTEAYPVDSAAGDDPTAPPLATRKAIPEEWRFLLVLPDVSPGKSGDGEDTCMRTVVRRANPSIADRIDATVTQRVLPALVDEDVANFGRAVTTVDRLNGLWYADEQGDTYRPPVGSIVDEVTDSPAVFGAGQSSWGPAVYGVTTAGRAAAAREAGVRALSRAGISGTVTIVAGRNRGSITSKNKINRKN; this is encoded by the coding sequence ATGGCTGCTCGGATTACCGGCTGTGCTCGACTCCACTTCGGGTTCCGGAACCTCTCTCCGAAGCGCGACCGGCTCTTCGGCGGACTCGGTGTTACGCTGGAACGCCCGCGAGTCGTCGTCGAAGCCGACCCCGCGGCTGGAGTGCTGTGCACCGGGGCGGCGTCAGTCGACGACGAGACCGTCGCGGCCGCGACGAGATACGCTAGGCGGGCCGTTTCGCTCCTCGACGTCGACGGGGCGCGGGTGACCGTCGAGCGGTCCCTGCCGAGACACGTCGGCCTGGGATCGGGGACCCAACTGGCGCTCAGCACGCTCACGGCGATCGCGCGTGCCCACGGTCGAGACCCGGCGATCCGGGAGAACGCGGGCCGGTTGGGGCGCGGGAGACGGAGCGGCGTCGGCATCGCCGCGTTCGAGGCCGGCGGCTTTGTCCTTGATCGCGGGATCCCCACCGAGGCCTACCCCGTAGATAGCGCGGCCGGGGACGACCCCACCGCCCCTCCACTCGCTACTCGAAAAGCGATTCCCGAGGAGTGGCGGTTTCTGCTCGTCCTGCCGGACGTTTCGCCCGGAAAGAGCGGTGACGGCGAAGACACGTGTATGCGCACGGTCGTTCGCCGGGCGAATCCCTCGATAGCCGATCGTATCGACGCCACGGTTACGCAGCGAGTGTTGCCCGCGCTGGTGGACGAAGACGTCGCGAACTTCGGCAGGGCCGTGACGACTGTCGATCGCCTCAACGGCCTGTGGTACGCCGACGAACAGGGGGACACCTACCGTCCCCCAGTCGGCAGTATCGTCGATGAAGTGACCGACTCTCCGGCGGTGTTCGGAGCCGGTCAGTCCTCGTGGGGGCCGGCGGTGTACGGGGTCACAACCGCCGGGCGCGCCGCTGCCGCGCGCGAGGCCGGCGTCCGTGCGCTCTCGCGGGCTGGGATCTCCGGGACGGTGACGATCGTCGCTGGCCGGAATCGCGGCTCAATTACTAGCAAGAATAAAATAAACAGAAAGAATTAA
- a CDS encoding acyl-CoA dehydrogenase — protein MSNFKSGSGNLNFGGDDEKDEKSKSATESTKTQDERNTAKSTESGTARAASAENQPTETTSSSKESKPGGQTQTATTAPTSEAEKYPYFVRRNNVGDERDTRLEIHVRDKVAEQEGKFRSELAEHLGTNEISKTDAREFALLAAFHNPKQVADLMRDEGFGTLG, from the coding sequence ATGAGCAACTTCAAATCCGGCTCCGGAAATCTCAATTTCGGTGGAGATGATGAGAAGGACGAGAAAAGCAAATCGGCCACTGAATCCACAAAGACTCAAGACGAGAGGAACACTGCAAAGTCGACAGAATCAGGAACGGCCCGAGCAGCCTCCGCAGAAAACCAGCCTACAGAAACGACTAGTAGCTCGAAGGAATCCAAACCGGGGGGACAGACACAAACAGCGACAACAGCCCCCACCTCCGAAGCGGAGAAATACCCGTACTTCGTCCGGCGGAATAATGTTGGCGACGAACGCGACACACGTCTTGAAATCCACGTTCGCGACAAGGTGGCCGAGCAGGAAGGCAAATTCAGGAGTGAACTGGCCGAGCACCTCGGAACGAACGAAATCTCAAAAACAGATGCCCGAGAGTTCGCCCTGCTCGCAGCATTTCACAATCCCAAACAGGTTGCTGACTTGATGCGGGACGAGGGGTTCGGTACGCTCGGGTGA
- a CDS encoding winged helix-turn-helix transcriptional regulator, translating to MVTQPPTSESETESNIEQRNADVCNVVGSIEEIGSKWKLIVLNDLRDGEKRFNELKRSTGASSYTLSRVLDDLKDEELIENRKEFESPVASYYKMTEKSSALCPVFDVLDEWGEDWL from the coding sequence ATGGTAACCCAACCACCGACGTCTGAATCCGAGACAGAATCGAACATCGAGCAACGGAATGCAGATGTTTGTAATGTAGTGGGGTCGATTGAGGAGATCGGTTCGAAGTGGAAGCTCATCGTCCTCAACGACCTGCGAGACGGCGAAAAGCGGTTCAACGAGCTCAAGCGATCGACGGGGGCGAGTTCGTACACGCTCTCGCGCGTGCTTGACGACTTGAAGGACGAAGAGCTCATTGAGAACCGAAAGGAGTTCGAATCGCCGGTCGCAAGCTATTACAAGATGACTGAGAAAAGCAGTGCGCTCTGTCCCGTCTTCGACGTGTTAGACGAGTGGGGCGAGGACTGGCTCTAA
- a CDS encoding 5,10-methylenetetrahydromethanopterin reductase, with the protein MSINNKTSFEWGIELTPDVPPSDVAQLGKTVESSGFDVVFGSCHYNNRDPFIALDRLADATDEIRLGPGVVNPYDVHPVRLASLVATLSEASDGRTVLGLGAGDPSTLRNLGLEWDRPLTRVHETMRVHRQLWAGERVDHDGTFQVNDAGLNYEADQVPVFVGAQGPRMIQMAAKNADGVLVNASHPDDYAWAAKQVSSGLGSRADSREAFTFAAFASVSVDTDASAARNAARPPVAFIAAGAPEEVVERHGLDADRTEEIGAAISAGEFDLAYELVTANMLDAFCIAGTPSSVADRIASIREYTDAFVAASPLGPDRHAAVELLGEVRERLSTRGSTDD; encoded by the coding sequence ATGAGTATAAATAATAAAACCTCGTTTGAGTGGGGAATCGAACTTACGCCCGACGTACCGCCGAGTGATGTCGCCCAGTTGGGGAAGACCGTCGAATCATCCGGGTTCGATGTCGTATTCGGCTCGTGTCACTACAACAACCGCGATCCCTTCATCGCGCTCGATCGCCTCGCCGACGCGACCGACGAGATACGACTCGGGCCGGGGGTAGTGAACCCTTACGACGTCCACCCGGTACGATTGGCGTCGCTGGTGGCAACGCTCTCGGAGGCCAGCGACGGGCGCACGGTGTTGGGACTGGGAGCGGGCGACCCCTCCACCTTGCGGAATCTCGGCCTTGAATGGGACCGGCCGCTCACCCGGGTTCACGAAACGATGCGCGTTCACCGACAGCTCTGGGCGGGTGAGCGTGTCGACCACGACGGAACCTTTCAGGTCAACGATGCGGGCTTGAACTACGAGGCGGACCAAGTCCCCGTGTTTGTCGGCGCGCAGGGACCGCGGATGATCCAGATGGCGGCGAAGAACGCCGATGGCGTGCTGGTGAACGCCTCGCATCCCGACGACTACGCTTGGGCGGCAAAGCAGGTGAGTTCCGGTCTCGGTTCCCGGGCGGACTCCCGCGAGGCGTTCACGTTCGCCGCCTTCGCGAGTGTCAGCGTCGACACGGACGCGTCCGCGGCAAGGAACGCCGCACGCCCGCCGGTCGCGTTCATCGCCGCCGGTGCCCCCGAGGAGGTCGTAGAGCGTCACGGACTCGACGCCGATCGCACCGAGGAGATCGGTGCGGCCATCTCTGCGGGGGAGTTCGATCTGGCCTACGAACTGGTGACGGCGAATATGCTCGATGCCTTCTGTATCGCCGGCACGCCGTCATCGGTGGCGGATCGGATCGCGTCCATTCGCGAGTACACCGACGCCTTCGTCGCGGCGTCGCCGCTGGGACCGGACAGGCACGCGGCCGTTGAGCTCCTTGGGGAGGTTCGCGAACGGCTGTCGACACGGGGTTCGACGGATGACTGA
- a CDS encoding tyrosine-type recombinase/integrase has product MTPGTPRNRSDQSLASSFERYLQDKGKGRGGGGGNYRRNASRELERFAEWVAGDRGGDDWTGIVPDDVDRDPTFEDLDERVFREYARHLGGDRGLKQNTVQTYYRYISAWCGWCVNEGYLEAHYAQRASAMAPLPEDDGRKPGDQQAWTSEQRHALTRHVDERARDAIETLTTLPEDTDPLDRQRAHYAALKATRDRALVFVLAYTAVRVGELLRDPNDPRRRGVRWEDLSFEDGSMDVYRKKQQWDAASLPDPVISPLRSYRQLMDPPTERWPVFPTFDQRTLSGLVQDELADRGERPEAITERRENYARDLLLAFDEDIRPPSITTDGARTILQRLSEAAEIDIDHPKHDYLAPHGGRRGMGEVLVRAFGYTVAARYLDNSEEMVRERYSHIEAGELGDVATEALEEIDE; this is encoded by the coding sequence ATGACTCCCGGTACACCTCGAAACCGTTCCGATCAGTCACTCGCGAGTTCCTTCGAGCGCTACCTCCAGGACAAGGGGAAAGGCCGCGGTGGCGGCGGCGGGAACTATCGACGCAACGCTTCGCGCGAGCTCGAGCGGTTCGCCGAGTGGGTTGCCGGCGACCGCGGCGGCGACGACTGGACCGGGATCGTCCCCGACGACGTCGACCGCGACCCCACCTTTGAGGACCTCGACGAGCGAGTGTTCCGGGAGTATGCCCGGCATCTCGGTGGAGATCGAGGTCTCAAACAGAATACGGTACAAACCTATTACCGCTATATCTCTGCGTGGTGTGGCTGGTGTGTCAACGAGGGGTATCTCGAAGCGCACTACGCACAACGGGCGAGCGCGATGGCGCCGCTGCCGGAGGACGACGGCCGCAAGCCCGGCGACCAGCAGGCTTGGACGTCCGAACAGCGCCACGCGCTCACCCGCCACGTCGACGAACGGGCCCGCGACGCCATCGAGACGTTAACCACACTCCCGGAGGATACTGACCCTCTTGACAGACAGCGAGCGCACTACGCGGCGCTGAAGGCAACCCGCGACCGTGCTCTCGTGTTTGTCCTCGCGTACACGGCCGTCCGCGTCGGGGAACTACTCCGGGACCCGAACGACCCACGCCGGCGCGGCGTCCGCTGGGAGGACCTGTCGTTCGAGGACGGGAGTATGGACGTCTACCGGAAGAAACAGCAGTGGGACGCTGCCAGTCTTCCCGACCCGGTGATCTCGCCGCTCCGGAGCTACCGCCAGCTGATGGACCCGCCGACGGAGCGCTGGCCGGTGTTTCCGACGTTCGACCAACGAACGCTTTCGGGGCTCGTCCAGGATGAGCTAGCCGACCGAGGGGAACGCCCAGAAGCAATTACTGAACGCCGTGAAAATTACGCTCGCGACCTCCTGCTGGCGTTCGATGAGGACATTCGGCCGCCGTCGATCACGACGGACGGCGCACGAACGATTCTCCAGCGCCTTTCGGAGGCCGCAGAGATCGACATCGACCATCCGAAACACGACTATCTCGCCCCCCACGGTGGGCGACGTGGGATGGGTGAGGTCCTCGTCCGGGCCTTCGGGTACACGGTCGCAGCCCGCTATCTCGATAACTCGGAGGAGATGGTTCGGGAACGGTATTCACATATTGAGGCCGGCGAATTGGGTGATGTCGCTACAGAAGCTCTCGAAGAGATCGACGAATAA
- the npdG gene encoding NADPH-dependent F420 reductase: protein MRIALLGGTGAVGEGLALRLGRDTGHELVIGSRDPEKARRCAEDYLERLDESGERATIEGGSNPVATEDADLVVLAVPPEYVVDTIDTVREALDEETIVVSPAVKMHRDGDGFHFERTDVGNSITADVAEAVPANVSVVGSFHNLPAKRLAALDTELGIDTAIVADDEAAAETVAAVVASIEGLRAVFAGPISNAVEVESITPLLINLALNNDDMHDVGVRFT from the coding sequence ATGCGAATTGCACTCTTAGGCGGTACTGGAGCTGTCGGTGAAGGGCTCGCCTTGCGCTTGGGTCGAGACACGGGTCACGAACTCGTCATCGGGTCACGGGATCCGGAAAAGGCACGTCGATGCGCCGAAGACTACCTCGAACGACTTGACGAATCCGGAGAGCGCGCGACGATCGAGGGCGGTTCTAACCCAGTGGCGACCGAAGACGCCGATCTGGTCGTGCTCGCGGTGCCACCGGAATACGTCGTCGATACGATCGACACGGTGAGAGAGGCATTAGACGAGGAGACGATAGTGGTCAGTCCGGCCGTGAAGATGCACCGGGACGGCGACGGGTTTCACTTCGAGAGAACGGATGTGGGAAACAGCATAACGGCGGATGTCGCGGAGGCCGTCCCCGCGAACGTCTCGGTGGTGGGTTCCTTCCACAATCTGCCCGCAAAGCGGCTCGCAGCACTCGACACGGAGTTAGGTATCGACACCGCCATCGTTGCCGACGACGAGGCGGCAGCCGAAACCGTCGCAGCGGTGGTAGCGAGTATCGAGGGACTGCGAGCGGTCTTCGCGGGGCCGATTTCGAACGCCGTCGAAGTCGAGTCGATCACGCCGCTTCTGATCAATCTCGCGCTGAACAACGACGATATGCACGACGTCGGCGTCCGGTTCACGTGA
- a CDS encoding BtpA/SgcQ family protein, producing the protein MPFGAHLLRNDVQSALGIAAATGGEFVRVNVHTGARLTIRASSKDGARDGTPP; encoded by the coding sequence ATCCCGTTCGGCGCTCACCTCCTCAGGAATGACGTCCAGAGTGCACTGGGAATCGCCGCCGCAACGGGTGGCGAATTCGTCCGCGTGAACGTCCACACCGGGGCTCGCCTCACGATTAGGGCCTCATCGAAGGACGGCGCACGAGACGGTACGCCTCCGTGA
- a CDS encoding translation initiation factor yields the protein MTDDTPFDDLDVPEDPLEDLDRATQQLTARTEERRYGKKMVIIEGFEGDTDLDSLASELKSALGTGGTVKEDTIELQGDHEKRVRELLKEHGYAVKG from the coding sequence ATGACAGACGACACGCCATTCGATGATCTCGATGTCCCTGAGGACCCACTCGAAGATCTGGACCGTGCGACCCAACAGTTGACTGCCCGGACCGAAGAGCGTCGCTATGGCAAGAAAATGGTCATTATCGAGGGATTCGAAGGCGACACCGACCTCGATTCACTCGCGTCGGAGCTGAAATCCGCACTCGGAACTGGTGGTACGGTCAAAGAAGACACCATCGAACTGCAGGGCGATCACGAGAAGCGTGTCCGCGAACTGCTCAAAGAACACGGATACGCTGTCAAAGGATAA